From the Streptomyces nigrescens genome, one window contains:
- a CDS encoding immunity 49 family protein → MVSNIPRHPFPTGNAQAGLAVLQEEMQELIDGLEADSTDLGDTQRVTLTLAQSHCLLDPRASIFPTWDAWVNAMQVGSAVFAVATTTEEHVQCRIAHKDRTLRATGPQWYVNPGSWLTAFYLAVICREKARIAALCRVPLPLLRENGSRFDAYHYDWIDTLQTYWLGGPDLVPKLVAAVDGTDPEVASDPETAGKLLYPPMEMFHRFIRKDNAGFNRALTNALQWHKEYWSEVSRAFQASGLVALAPLAMACLAHDAGIPIGVESEYLPATLLGRNWCGEFPT, encoded by the coding sequence TTGGTCTCGAACATCCCCCGCCACCCCTTTCCCACGGGGAACGCGCAAGCGGGCCTCGCCGTGCTCCAGGAGGAAATGCAGGAGCTGATCGACGGGCTTGAGGCGGACTCCACCGATCTGGGCGACACCCAGCGCGTCACGCTCACCCTGGCCCAGTCGCACTGCTTGCTGGACCCGAGGGCATCGATCTTCCCCACGTGGGATGCCTGGGTGAACGCAATGCAGGTTGGCTCCGCCGTTTTCGCCGTCGCGACTACGACCGAGGAGCATGTGCAGTGCCGCATCGCGCACAAGGACCGCACGCTCCGGGCTACCGGCCCACAGTGGTACGTGAACCCGGGATCCTGGCTCACCGCCTTCTACCTAGCCGTGATATGCCGGGAAAAGGCCAGGATCGCAGCCTTGTGCCGGGTGCCGCTGCCCCTGCTGCGGGAGAACGGTTCGCGCTTTGACGCGTACCACTACGACTGGATCGACACGCTCCAGACCTATTGGCTCGGCGGCCCGGACCTCGTTCCGAAGTTGGTGGCTGCGGTCGACGGCACCGACCCTGAGGTTGCCTCGGACCCAGAGACGGCGGGCAAGCTGCTGTACCCGCCGATGGAGATGTTCCACCGCTTCATCCGTAAGGACAACGCTGGTTTCAACCGGGCGCTCACCAACGCCCTCCAGTGGCACAAGGAGTACTGGAGCGAGGTGAGCCGAGCCTTCCAGGCTTCGGGCCTCGTAGCTCTCGCCCCGCTCGCCATGGCCTGCCTCGCGCACGACGCGGGCATCCCCATCGGGGTTGAGTCTGAGTACCTGCCCGCCACCCTCCTGGGGCGCAACTGGTGCGGCGAGTTCCCCACGTAA